A genome region from Tenebrio molitor chromosome 4, icTenMoli1.1, whole genome shotgun sequence includes the following:
- the LOC138128723 gene encoding ATP-binding cassette sub-family C member 4-like — MVSIKTIIHRLNMFLYILVSILSDSVMTLQEIFLASMLFEIIKIPILGATPIAIVDITEIRITVQRIEAFLLCDNNSNCIRYSIQPESIPRNFPKTISNKSISIISTEMKREVEIFAKRVTVKWNPSAANNTLDNINFKAKSGELVAFVGPTGSGKSTIFYAILKEIRLLRGELSVTGTVSYASQEPWIFSASIKQNILFGSEMNQKKYCQVIKVCALEHDLSLLPNGDFTVVGERGVMLSGGQKARISLARAVYKEADIYLLDDPLSAVDSNVGKNIFAECIRNYLKDKCVLLITHQVQHLKKVKNIYVLEQGKIVAKGNFKQLNNIKLSEDIYQEAVGSDLVEPKIITTKKIKDPAPSTNRVSASYGTKNSYKSYLADDGNWIFTCIIFFLSVCLQIIGGCTDYIIIFGNDLKPEKNTLMEYKNYTNSSNVNFSTYDQKAIKFLINYGILVTVLTVLTLLRSWLFVKLCKRASKNLHNKTFLRIIHGTMKFFNAHHSGEILNRFSRDIGLIDESLPFILMDVIHTLFSIISTMILISVLNIWLVIPMIITIILFCLYGIMFIPIGRNINKLEGAIRNPVCNHLSSSLQGLATIRAFKAQEILIQEFNKHQDMHTAVFYKLVAFYNTLRFWVDTTCVLYFALVIFSFFIFKDIPVGYIGLAIVQSTMIKGMSSFFMKNWSDLDNNMAAVGRVLQYIELPLEKEDGVQKPPPQWPVQGNLEFNSVTMQYSPRDPIVLNKISFKVKARQKIGIIGRTGAGKSSVISVLFNLYPFDGTIEIDEIDTKKVPLNILRSKISIVPQEPTLFAETLRKNLDPLNQFSDFEIWKALEEVELKDAVLHLPCGLETVVLDGGANFSVGQKQLLCLVRAILRCNKILVLDEATANIDLKTDELVQSTLRNRFKHCTILTIAHRLHTVIDNDKILVLDSGNVVEFDHPYLLLQNTNGYFYNFVHQNNKEIAENLLNIAKNSYFSKN, encoded by the exons ATGGTTTCAATTAAAACCATAATACACAGACTGAACatgtttttatacattttagtCTCTATTTTGTCTGATTCAGTAATGACATTACAAGAAATATTTCTGGCATCAATGTTGTtcgaaattataaaaatacctATTCTTGGAGCTACACCTATTGCTATTGTGGACATCACGGAAATTCGCATTACGGTTCAACGAATTGAAGCATTTCTTCTATGTGATAATAATTCTAACTGCATTCGATATAGTATCCAGCCAGAAAGCATCCCAAGGAACTTTCCCAAaacaatttctaacaaatctaTTAGCATAATTTCAACGGAAATGAAAAGAGaagttgaaatttttgccAAAAGAGTGACCGTCAAATGGAATCCATCTGCGGCAAATAATACCTTAGATAATATAAACTTTAAAGCAAAGTCAGGAGAATTAGTTGCTTTCGTTGGTCCAACAGGTAGTGGAAAATCCACAATATTTTACGCAATATTGAAAGAAATTCGTCTGCTGCGAGGGGAGCTTAGCGTTACTGGAACAGTTTCCTACGCTTCACAAGAACCTTGGATCTTCTCTGCAagtattaaacaaaatattttatttggaagTGAAATGaatcaaaaaaaatattgtcaagTAATAAAAGTGTGTGCTTTAGAGCATGATTTGTCTTTGCTGCCAAACGGAGATTTTACAGTAGTCGGTGAACGCGGTGTGATGTTGAGTGGCGGACAAAAGGCCCGAATTAGCTTAGCCAGAGCTGTCTACAAAGAAGCGGATATTTACCTTCTGGACGATCCCTTGTCGGCAGTTGACAGCAACGTgggtaaaaacatttttgccgAATGTatcagaaattatttaaaggaTAAGTGTGTCCTGTTGATAACACATCAAGTACAGCATCTTAAAAAGGTGAAAAACATCTACGTTTTGGAACAAGGAAAAATTGTGGCGAAAGGAAATTTCAAACAACtcaataatattaaattatcagAAGACATTTATCAGGAGGCAGTTGGTAGTGATCTTGTCGAGCCTAAGATAAtcaccacaaaaaaaattaaagaccCTGCCCCATCGACAAATCGGGTATCTGCAAGTTATGGAACTAAAAACTCTTACAAAAGTTATTTAGCAGATGACGGTAATTGGATCTTTAcgtgtataatattttttttaagcgtGTGTCTGCAAATCATTGGAGGCTGCACTGATTACATTATTATCTTCGGAAATGATTTGAAACCCGAAAAAAATACCTTGATGGAGtacaaaaattacacaaatAGTTCTAACGTAAATTTTTCTACATATGACCAAAAagcaataaagtttttaataaattacggTATATTAGTGACAGTCTTAACTGTTCTGACTTTGCTTCGCTCTTGGCTGTTTGTCAAACTTTGCAAGCGAGCTTctaaaaatttacacaatAAAACGTTCTTGCGCATAATTCATGgaacaatgaaattttttaatgcacATCATTCCGGTGAAATCCTAAACAGGTTTTCTAGAGATATAGGACTGATAGACGAATCTCTTCCTTTTATATTAATGGATGTAATTCACACTCTCTTTTCGATTATTAGTacaatgattttaatttctgTGCTCAACATTTGGTTGGTGATTCCCAtgattattactattattttgttttgccTGTACGGTATTATGTTTATACCCATTGGaagaaatattaataaattggaaGGAGCAA TCAGAAATCCAGTGTGTAATCATTTGTCATCATCTTTGCAAGGATTGGCCACCATTAGAGCTTTTAAAGCCCAAGAAATTCTAATTCAAGAATTTAATAAGCATCAAGACATGCATACGGcggtattttataaattggtGGCATTCTATAATACCCTAAGGTTTTGGGTGGATACAACATGTGTTCTTTACTTTGCACTCGTAATATTCAGTTTCTTCATATTCAAAG atatcCCTGTTGGTTACATTGGTCTAGCCATCGTGCAGTCAACTATGATAAAAGGAATGTCATCGTTTTTTATGAAGAATTGGAGCGACCTGGATAATAACATGGCAGCTGTTGGGCGTGTTTTGCAATACATAGAACTTCCATTGGAAAAAGAAGATGGTGTGCAAAAGCCACCTCCTCAATGGCCGGTTCaaggaaatttagaatttaattCTGTCACCATGCAATATTCACCGAGGGATCCAAtcgttttaaacaaaatttcgtTCAAAGTGAAGGCCCGACAAAAAATTGGAATTATTGGAAGGACCGGCGCCGGCAAATCTTCAGTAATTTCGGTTTTATTCAATTTATATCCATTCGACGGAACAATAGAAATTGACGAAATCGATACCAAAAAAGTTCCTCTGAACATTTTGCGTTCGAAAATTTCGATAGTACCTCAGGAGCCAACTTTATTCGCAGAGACGTTGAGAAAAAATCTGGATCCGCTTAACCAGTTCAGTGATTTTGAAATCTGGAAGGCGCTAGAAGAAGTTGAATTGAAAGATGCAGTTTTACATTTGCCATGTGGTCTCGAAACCGTTGTTTTAGATGGAGGCGCCAATTTCAGTGTCGGACAAAAACAGTTGTTGTGTTTAGTAAGAGCTATTCTTCGTTGtaataagatattagtgttagatgAAGCAACtgcaaatattgatttaaaaacggATGAATTAGTGCAATCAACTTTAAGAAATCGATTTAAGCATTGTACGATATTAACTATAGCGCATAGATTACATACTGTAATAGACAATGACAAGATTCTAGTTTTGGATTCCGGCAACGTTGTGGAATTTGATCATCCTTACCTGTTACTGCAAAATACAAACggatatttttacaacttcgtacatcaaaataataaagaaattgcagagaatctattaaatattgctaaaaat AGTTATTTCAGCAAGAACTAG